The following proteins are co-located in the Verrucomicrobiota bacterium genome:
- a CDS encoding response regulator, with translation MNSGQKQFSSKKARQRVLLIDDQMGLGAMLQVLFGHDQILLEQVPTAQQGLAALQQQAYDLLLLDLGLPDQDGAELLREIKSQERLKAMPVVILTGHHDIEHKVRIFDLGASDYVTKPFHPAELRARVNALLRAIAAENANKLKSAFLAQMSHDLRTPMNGIIASSELLLSSNLNERQLQLARTIRQSSECCLNLVSDILDDSKMEAGKLELDLRPFNLRAYLEQVVDLLAPKAAEKHLDLVTLIPPEMPGVLVGDVLRFRQIMLNLVANALKFTSRGEVCVEVAPLSDWAVLPPGVALDSEVEQEKPDQYILFRVRDTGLGIMPEVLPKLFNSYAQGSVAITRQFGGTGLGLCICKNLVLLLGGAIWAESTPGQGSVFSFFLPKVHPHWQDQGTPHAPPAVPGTAGDQSADHLDVPFASRLGGHVLILEDGAASRAFIEQEVRIHGFAPVVFGNSQAALQWLRNNQAVCAIIDDNMPEANGTLLAREIRHAARNPALPVALLGFLDLGDQRHEGPPPPMVMLNKPVKSSALSCGLRRLLDSQPPKPTIPSPPASPNPSMAEEHPLRILLADDNDINRRVGLSLLQQLGYTADLASDGREVLTALSRKHYDLLLLDMQMRVMDGSETARHIREREAQHPPHLERPPQRPLVILAVTANAMPGDRQKYLAMGLDDYISKPIMPAQFQATLGKWVKWLREPVIPAAEPVTAGSVAPVAANGTVPDAEPVVVDLKQFKQVAGTEPGACQKLAQLYLEHTAQLLEQLRVSLTVGCAAEVIRIAHNAAGASGTCGMMTLARPLREIQRLSDQGQISEALPQLEIANCELERVRKILKTV, from the coding sequence ATGAACAGCGGCCAAAAACAATTTAGCAGTAAGAAAGCGCGACAGCGCGTGCTGCTGATTGATGACCAAATGGGCTTGGGAGCTATGCTCCAGGTCCTGTTCGGTCATGACCAAATTCTGTTGGAGCAGGTCCCCACAGCCCAACAGGGTCTGGCGGCGCTGCAGCAGCAAGCCTACGATCTGTTGCTGCTGGACTTGGGGCTGCCCGATCAGGACGGTGCCGAGCTTCTGCGGGAGATCAAGTCGCAGGAACGCCTGAAAGCCATGCCCGTGGTGATTCTCACCGGGCACCATGATATCGAGCACAAGGTGCGCATTTTCGACTTGGGTGCCAGCGACTACGTCACCAAACCCTTCCATCCGGCGGAACTGCGGGCGCGGGTCAACGCGTTGCTGCGGGCCATTGCGGCCGAGAATGCGAACAAGCTGAAGTCGGCGTTCCTGGCGCAGATGAGCCATGATCTCCGCACCCCGATGAACGGGATCATCGCGAGTTCCGAGCTGCTCCTTTCCAGCAACCTGAACGAGCGGCAATTGCAACTGGCGCGAACCATCCGGCAAAGCAGCGAATGCTGCCTGAATCTGGTCAGCGACATCTTAGACGACTCGAAGATGGAGGCGGGCAAGCTGGAACTGGATCTGCGCCCCTTTAATTTGCGGGCCTACCTGGAACAGGTCGTGGACTTGCTGGCACCGAAAGCGGCAGAAAAACATCTGGACTTGGTGACGCTTATACCTCCGGAGATGCCGGGCGTCCTGGTGGGCGATGTTCTGCGGTTCCGACAGATCATGCTGAACCTGGTCGCCAATGCATTGAAGTTCACGAGCCGCGGGGAAGTGTGCGTGGAAGTTGCGCCTTTGAGCGACTGGGCGGTCCTGCCGCCCGGGGTGGCGCTGGATTCCGAAGTGGAACAGGAGAAACCGGATCAGTACATCCTGTTCCGGGTCCGCGACACCGGCCTCGGGATCATGCCGGAGGTGCTGCCCAAACTGTTTAACTCGTATGCGCAGGGGAGCGTGGCGATTACCCGGCAATTTGGCGGCACGGGTTTGGGGCTGTGCATCTGCAAAAACCTGGTGCTGCTCTTGGGTGGGGCCATCTGGGCCGAAAGCACGCCGGGCCAGGGTTCGGTGTTCTCGTTCTTCCTGCCCAAAGTTCATCCCCATTGGCAAGACCAAGGCACCCCCCACGCACCACCCGCAGTTCCGGGGACCGCCGGGGACCAGTCAGCCGACCATTTGGATGTTCCATTTGCCTCCCGCTTGGGCGGGCACGTGCTGATCCTGGAAGATGGCGCGGCGAGCCGCGCGTTCATCGAACAGGAAGTACGCATTCATGGGTTCGCCCCGGTGGTGTTCGGCAACTCCCAAGCAGCGCTGCAATGGCTGCGCAACAACCAGGCGGTATGCGCAATCATCGACGACAATATGCCGGAGGCCAACGGTACCCTCTTGGCCCGGGAAATTCGCCACGCGGCGAGAAACCCGGCCCTGCCGGTGGCGTTACTTGGGTTCCTCGACTTGGGCGACCAGCGCCACGAGGGACCGCCACCGCCGATGGTCATGCTCAACAAGCCGGTGAAATCATCGGCCTTGTCGTGCGGTTTGCGCCGGTTGCTCGACAGCCAACCGCCCAAACCCACGATTCCAAGCCCACCAGCCAGTCCAAACCCTTCAATGGCCGAAGAACATCCCCTGAGGATTCTGCTAGCCGACGACAACGACATTAACCGGCGAGTCGGGTTGTCGTTGTTACAGCAATTGGGCTACACTGCGGATTTGGCAAGCGATGGCAGGGAAGTGCTCACGGCACTGAGCCGCAAGCATTACGACCTGCTCCTGCTGGACATGCAAATGAGAGTCATGGACGGCAGCGAGACGGCGCGGCATATCCGGGAGCGCGAGGCACAGCACCCGCCCCACCTCGAGCGTCCACCCCAGCGTCCGTTGGTCATTCTTGCCGTCACTGCCAACGCCATGCCCGGCGACCGCCAGAAGTATCTGGCGATGGGGCTGGACGATTATATTTCCAAACCGATCATGCCCGCGCAATTCCAAGCCACCTTGGGCAAGTGGGTAAAGTGGCTGCGGGAGCCGGTTATTCCGGCTGCGGAGCCAGTCACCGCCGGGAGCGTGGCACCCGTCGCGGCGAACGGGACGGTCCCAGACGCGGAGCCGGTGGTGGTGGACCTGAAACAGTTCAAGCAGGTGGCTGGGACAGAGCCGGGGGCGTGTCAGAAACTGGCGCAGCTTTACCTTGAGCATACCGCCCAATTGCTGGAGCAACTCCGAGTTTCCCTCACCGTCGGCTGTGCCGCCGAGGTGATCCGCATTGCCCACAACGCGGCGGGGGCGAGCGGCACCTGCGGCATGATGACGCTCGCCCGGCCGCTGCGGGAAATTCAGCGGCTAAGCGACCAAGGACAAATCAGCGAGGCCCTGCCCCAACTCGAAATCGCCAACTGCGAACTGGAGCGCGTCCGCAAGATACTCAAGACAGTCTGA